Within Pseudomonas alloputida, the genomic segment GTCGTAGCAAAAATTATTGAATAAGTAGTTGATTTACTTGATCAGGCCGGTATAATGGCCGGCCTGATACAGCGTTACAGGTCAGTAGCTCAATTGGCAGAGCGACGGTCTCCAAAACCGTAGGTTGGGGGTTCGATTCCCTCCTGACCTGCCATTTCACCTCGGTGTGATGGCTTTCTTCTTACAGGATCCTCCTCGATGACCCCCAAAACTGAAGCCCAAGAATCGCGTTTTGATCTGTTCAAGTGGCTGGCTGTAGTGGCTTTGGTGGTTGTTGGTGTTGTGGGTAATCAATATTACTCCGGCTCTCCAATCCTGTATCGCGTTCTTGTACTTCTCGTCCTTGCTGCTGTCGCGGGCTTTGTGGCTCTGCAGACTGCGAAGGGCAAGTCGTTCTTTGCGCTGGCGAAGGAAGCTCGTACCGAGATTCGTAAAGTCGTGTGGCCGACCCGCCAGGAAACCACCCAGACCACGCTGATTGTCGTGGCTGTCGTGCTGGTTATGGCACTGCTGCTGTGGGGGCTCGACTCCCTGCTCGGCTGGGCGGTCTCCTTGATCGTTGGCTAAAGGTGTCCCGTGGCTAAGCGTTGGTATGTTGTGCATGCTTACTCGGGTTACGAGAAGCATGTAATGCGCTCCCTCATCGAGCGCGTCAAGCTGGCTGGCATGGAAGACGGTTTCGGCGAGATCTTGGTCCCGACCGAAGAAGTCGTCGAAATGCGCAACGGCCAGAAGCGCAAGAGTGAGCGTAAATTCTTCCCTGGCTATGTACTGGTCCAGATGGAGATGAATGAAGGGACTTGGCACTTGGTCAAGGACACCCCTCGCGTGATGGGCTTTATTGGCGGTACTGCTGACAAGCCTGCGCCGATTACCGATAAAGAAGCTGAGGCCATCCTGCGTCGCGTTGCTGACGGTAGCGATAAGCCGAAGCCCAAGACGCTGTTCGAGCCAGGTGAAGTGGTTCGAGTCATTGATGGTCCGTTCGCTGACTTCAATGGTAGTGTCGAAGAAGTTAACTACGAAAAGAGTCGCCTGCAGGTTGCGGTGCTCATTTTCGGTCGCTCTACTCCGGTGGAGCTCGAGTTCAGCCAGGTCGAAAAGGTCTAGGCGGACGAAGCATCCCATACCCCGCAGCCCTGTGTGCTGCGGGGTTTTGTCGTCACTGGGATAAAACGCAAGTCATCCGGGGAGCCATCAGGCGTTCGTACCCGATTTTGGAGTAGCTCATGGCTAAGAAGATTCAGGCTTACATCAAGCTGCAAGTTAAGGCCGGCCAGGCCAACCCAAGCCCACCCGTTGGTCCAGCACTGGGTCAACATGGTGTGAACATCATGGAATTCTGCAAGGCCTTCAACGCCCGTACCCAGGGTCAAGAAGCCGGCCTGCCGACTCCAGTGATCATCACTGTCTACAGCGACCGTAGCTTCACCTTCGAGACCAAGAGCACCCCTGCCTCGGTTCTGCTGAAGAAAGCTGCTGGCCTGACCAGTGGTTCGGCTCGCCCGAACACCGTTAAAGTCGGTACCGTTACCCGTGCTCAGCTGGAAGACATCGCGAAAGCCAAACAGGCTGACCTGACTGCCGCTGACCTGGACGCTGCTGT encodes:
- the secE gene encoding preprotein translocase subunit SecE, with product MTPKTEAQESRFDLFKWLAVVALVVVGVVGNQYYSGSPILYRVLVLLVLAAVAGFVALQTAKGKSFFALAKEARTEIRKVVWPTRQETTQTTLIVVAVVLVMALLLWGLDSLLGWAVSLIVG
- the nusG gene encoding transcription termination/antitermination protein NusG produces the protein MAKRWYVVHAYSGYEKHVMRSLIERVKLAGMEDGFGEILVPTEEVVEMRNGQKRKSERKFFPGYVLVQMEMNEGTWHLVKDTPRVMGFIGGTADKPAPITDKEAEAILRRVADGSDKPKPKTLFEPGEVVRVIDGPFADFNGSVEEVNYEKSRLQVAVLIFGRSTPVELEFSQVEKV
- the rplK gene encoding 50S ribosomal protein L11, which translates into the protein MAKKIQAYIKLQVKAGQANPSPPVGPALGQHGVNIMEFCKAFNARTQGQEAGLPTPVIITVYSDRSFTFETKSTPASVLLKKAAGLTSGSARPNTVKVGTVTRAQLEDIAKAKQADLTAADLDAAVRTIAGSARSMGLNVEGV